A DNA window from Actinokineospora baliensis contains the following coding sequences:
- a CDS encoding (Fe-S)-binding protein, translated as MRVGLFLTCLNDALFPAAGKAVVRVLERLGHEVVFPAGQTCCGQAHFNTGYRRECVPLARKFLGDFAGLDHVVSPSASCVAMVRENYPELVGQSPPVFELTEFLVDVLGVTDVGAAFPHRVTYHPTCHGLRLLDLGDRPTALLRAVRGLRLIDLPDATHCCGFGGTFAVKNADTSVAMGTDKARNVLATGAEVVAAVDNSCLMHVGGLLSRWRSGTRVMHVAEILASAP; from the coding sequence ATGCGGGTCGGGTTGTTCCTCACCTGCCTCAACGACGCGCTGTTCCCGGCCGCGGGCAAGGCCGTGGTGCGGGTGTTGGAGCGGCTCGGGCACGAGGTCGTGTTCCCGGCCGGGCAGACCTGTTGCGGCCAGGCGCACTTCAACACCGGGTACCGCCGCGAGTGCGTCCCCCTGGCGCGCAAGTTCCTCGGCGACTTCGCCGGTCTGGACCACGTGGTGTCCCCGTCTGCCTCCTGCGTCGCCATGGTCCGGGAGAACTACCCGGAGTTGGTCGGCCAGTCACCGCCGGTGTTCGAGCTGACCGAGTTCCTGGTCGACGTCCTCGGCGTGACCGATGTCGGCGCCGCCTTCCCGCACCGCGTCACCTACCACCCCACCTGCCACGGCCTGCGCCTGCTCGACCTGGGCGACCGGCCGACGGCCCTGCTGCGCGCGGTCCGGGGCCTGCGGCTGATCGACCTCCCGGACGCCACGCACTGCTGCGGGTTCGGCGGCACGTTCGCGGTGAAGAACGCGGACACCTCGGTGGCCATGGGCACGGACAAGGCCAGGAACGTGCTGGCCACCGGGGCCGAGGTCGTGGCAGCGGTGGACAACTCCTGCCTCATGCACGTGGGCGGCCTGCTCTCGCGGTGGCGCTCGGGCACCCGCGTCATGCACGTCGCCGAGATCCTTGCGAGCGCCCCATGA